Proteins from one Planctomycetota bacterium genomic window:
- a CDS encoding phospho-N-acetylmuramoyl-pentapeptide-transferase, with the protein MIYNFINAWHDQLVHIGLYRYLQVFQYASFRTLCAIIFCFAFILIFGRRTILWLIKQKIGDNPDFDHADLNQLTKQKSNTPTMGGILISSAILSSTLLLADMTNFYVQAAMVCLVAYTAVGFADDYLKLTAARRGPGSRQGLHSWEKFLFQIGFALILGFFIHYHGSNNPDTQVFNIFNIFFQRTYDPHTFDPETGLQLSNNLIRLGAWAFAILTVIVIAGASNAVNLTDGMDGLASGIMSIIGFAFLLLCLISGSAQWAQNMLVPQVPTSDELAVVCGAIAGACIGFLWFNCHPAQVFMGDTGSLPLGALIGYIAIVIRQELLLFLIGGILVVETLSVILQVGYFKLSGGSRIFRCAPIHHHFHLSGWTEQQVVVRFWLITALLTAIGLASLKLR; encoded by the coding sequence ATGATCTACAACTTCATCAACGCCTGGCACGATCAACTGGTCCACATCGGACTCTACCGCTACTTGCAGGTGTTCCAGTACGCCAGTTTCCGCACGCTCTGCGCCATCATCTTCTGCTTCGCCTTTATCCTCATTTTCGGCCGGCGCACCATCCTCTGGCTCATCAAGCAAAAGATCGGCGACAACCCCGACTTCGATCACGCGGACCTCAACCAGCTCACGAAACAGAAATCCAACACGCCGACGATGGGCGGCATCCTGATTTCCTCCGCGATTCTTTCATCAACGCTGCTGCTGGCGGACATGACGAACTTCTACGTGCAGGCGGCGATGGTGTGTCTGGTGGCGTATACGGCCGTGGGGTTCGCGGACGACTATCTGAAGCTGACCGCCGCGCGGCGCGGGCCCGGCTCGCGACAGGGACTCCACTCGTGGGAGAAATTCCTTTTCCAGATCGGCTTCGCCCTCATCCTCGGATTCTTCATTCACTACCACGGCTCCAACAACCCCGACACGCAGGTCTTCAACATCTTCAACATCTTCTTCCAGCGCACCTACGACCCGCACACGTTCGACCCCGAAACCGGTCTGCAACTATCGAACAATCTGATCCGCCTCGGTGCGTGGGCGTTTGCGATTCTGACGGTCATCGTCATCGCCGGGGCGTCCAACGCCGTCAACCTCACCGACGGGATGGACGGCCTGGCGTCGGGCATCATGAGCATCATCGGCTTCGCGTTCCTGCTCCTGTGCCTCATCAGCGGGTCGGCCCAGTGGGCGCAGAACATGCTCGTCCCGCAGGTGCCCACCAGCGATGAATTGGCCGTCGTGTGCGGCGCGATCGCCGGGGCGTGCATCGGATTTCTCTGGTTCAACTGCCACCCGGCGCAGGTCTTCATGGGCGACACCGGCTCGCTCCCGCTGGGCGCCCTCATCGGCTACATCGCCATCGTCATCCGGCAGGAACTCCTGCTCTTCCTCATCGGCGGCATACTCGTCGTCGAAACGCTCAGCGTCATTCTCCAGGTCGGCTACTTCAAACTCTCGGGCGGCTCGCGCATCTTCCGATGCGCCCCCATCCATCACCACTTCCACCTCTCCGGATGGACCGAACAGCAGGTCGTCGTCCGCTTCTGGCTCATCACCGCGCTGTTGACGGCGATCGGACTCGCGTCGCTGAAGCTTCGTTGA
- a CDS encoding DUF1501 domain-containing protein — translation MKTPHDYEKLRQPHYVPAMSRRDMLVRGGGGFGALALTYLLGLNKANASSTLGGAVNPLAARPPHFMTQARSVIFLFMEGGPSHLDTFDHKPLINELAGKPVPASFGKVITAMGEAGSPILASKRQWRKYGKSGIEVSDWLPHIAECVDDMTIVRSCVSDGINHAGGVCQMNTGSLVVGRPSLGSWITYGLGTENQDMPAFVVMLDGKAQVVGGPRMWGAGFMPAVYQGMRLSSGGEPIPNLMSPSGVSDARQRSKLAMLASMNQSFADRHADNTELDARIRSYELAFRMQAEAPDVVDISGESAATRAMYGMDRKETESFGGRCLLARRLVERGVRFVQLYHGAGSQWDAHSHIESNHTKLCGEMDLPVAGLLRDLKQRGLLESTLVIWGGEFGRTPMSEKGDGRDHNPTGFTMWMAGAGLPGGRVIGATDEVGLHAVQDRVHVHDIHASICHMMGLDHTKLLYLHKGRPERIDMNEGNVSEKLVNA, via the coding sequence ATGAAGACTCCCCATGATTATGAAAAGCTCCGTCAACCGCACTACGTTCCCGCCATGAGCCGGCGCGACATGCTCGTGCGCGGCGGCGGGGGATTCGGGGCGCTGGCGCTGACGTATCTGCTCGGGCTCAACAAGGCCAATGCATCATCGACGCTCGGCGGCGCAGTCAACCCGCTCGCTGCCCGCCCGCCGCATTTTATGACGCAGGCGCGCAGCGTGATCTTCCTGTTCATGGAAGGCGGGCCGAGCCACCTCGACACATTCGACCACAAACCGCTCATCAACGAACTGGCGGGCAAACCCGTGCCGGCGAGCTTCGGCAAGGTCATCACGGCGATGGGCGAAGCCGGCTCGCCGATTCTCGCTTCCAAGCGTCAGTGGCGCAAGTACGGCAAGAGCGGCATCGAAGTGTCCGACTGGCTGCCGCATATCGCCGAGTGCGTCGACGATATGACGATCGTGCGCTCGTGCGTCTCGGACGGGATCAATCACGCCGGCGGCGTGTGTCAGATGAACACCGGCTCGCTGGTCGTGGGCCGGCCGTCGCTGGGCAGTTGGATCACCTACGGATTGGGCACGGAAAACCAGGACATGCCGGCGTTCGTGGTGATGCTCGACGGCAAGGCGCAGGTCGTCGGCGGGCCGCGCATGTGGGGCGCCGGGTTCATGCCCGCGGTGTATCAGGGCATGCGCTTAAGCAGCGGGGGCGAGCCGATTCCCAACCTCATGTCGCCCAGCGGCGTGAGCGATGCCCGTCAGCGCAGCAAGCTGGCGATGCTCGCGTCGATGAATCAGTCCTTCGCCGACCGGCACGCGGACAACACGGAGCTGGATGCGCGCATCCGCAGCTACGAGCTGGCCTTCCGCATGCAGGCGGAGGCGCCGGACGTGGTGGACATCAGCGGCGAGTCGGCGGCGACGCGCGCGATGTACGGCATGGACCGCAAGGAAACCGAATCCTTTGGCGGGCGATGCCTTCTGGCGCGCCGGCTCGTCGAGCGCGGCGTGCGCTTCGTGCAGCTTTATCACGGGGCGGGCAGTCAGTGGGACGCGCATTCGCACATCGAATCCAATCACACGAAGCTGTGCGGCGAGATGGACCTGCCGGTCGCCGGGCTGCTGCGCGATCTGAAGCAGCGCGGGCTGCTCGAATCGACGCTGGTCATCTGGGGCGGCGAGTTCGGGCGGACGCCGATGAGCGAAAAGGGCGACGGCCGCGATCACAACCCGACCGGGTTCACGATGTGGATGGCCGGTGCGGGCCTGCCCGGCGGGCGGGTCATCGGCGCGACGGACGAAGTCGGGTTGCACGCCGTGCAGGATCGCGTGCATGTACACGATATTCATGCGTCGATCTGCCACATGATGGGGCTCGACCACACGAAGCTGCTGTATCTGCACAAGGGCCGGCCCGAGCGCATCGACATGAACGAGGGCAACGTGTCGGAGAAACTGGTCAATGCCTGA
- a CDS encoding prolyl oligopeptidase family serine peptidase, with protein sequence MRNALTLMWIMTLTVIAQAGLGAASPPPEGIERIKLWPDGAPDAKGEGELDTPTIDLYLPDADKANGTAVVVYPGGGYGGLAMGHEGMDIGRFYQAHGVAAFVTRYRLGSTGYRHPVEMHDAQRAIRWVRAHAEQYKIDPKRIGVMGFSAGGHLAGSVTTHYDAGDPNAADPIDRVSCRPDFSVLCYGVLSMDEKITHMGSRKNLLGDNPPQELVDEMSAEKQVTKDTPPVFIFHTSDDGAVPVMNSVRFYIACHEAGVPAEMHIFRTGRHGVGLAANDPKLNLWPELLVRWMQGLNLISGD encoded by the coding sequence ATGCGGAATGCACTGACGCTGATGTGGATCATGACGTTGACGGTGATCGCGCAAGCGGGGCTTGGTGCTGCGAGTCCGCCGCCGGAGGGCATCGAGCGCATCAAGCTCTGGCCCGATGGCGCGCCGGACGCGAAGGGCGAGGGCGAACTCGATACGCCGACGATCGATCTGTACCTGCCCGATGCGGACAAGGCGAACGGGACGGCGGTGGTGGTGTATCCCGGCGGGGGGTACGGCGGGCTGGCGATGGGACATGAAGGCATGGACATCGGGCGGTTTTATCAGGCGCATGGCGTGGCGGCGTTCGTGACGCGGTATCGGCTGGGCTCGACGGGGTACCGTCATCCGGTCGAGATGCACGATGCGCAGCGTGCCATCCGCTGGGTCCGCGCGCATGCTGAGCAGTACAAGATCGACCCGAAGCGCATCGGCGTGATGGGCTTCTCGGCGGGCGGGCATCTGGCTGGGTCGGTCACGACGCACTACGACGCCGGCGATCCGAACGCGGCGGACCCGATCGACCGCGTGTCGTGCCGGCCGGATTTTTCGGTGTTGTGCTACGGCGTATTGAGCATGGACGAGAAGATCACGCACATGGGCTCGCGCAAGAATCTGCTCGGCGACAATCCGCCGCAGGAGCTTGTCGATGAGATGTCGGCGGAGAAGCAGGTCACGAAGGACACGCCGCCGGTGTTCATTTTTCACACAAGCGACGACGGCGCGGTGCCGGTGATGAACTCGGTCAGGTTCTACATTGCGTGTCACGAGGCGGGCGTGCCGGCGGAGATGCACATCTTCCGCACGGGCCGTCACGGCGTGGGGCTGGCGGCGAATGATCCGAAGCTCAATCTCTGGCCGGAGCTATTGGTGCGTTGGATGCAGGGGCTTAACCTAATTAGCGGCGACTAA
- a CDS encoding UDP-N-acetylmuramoyl-L-alanyl-D-glutamate--2,6-diaminopimelate ligase — protein MTVETLLAKLPIRQVCGPAEVALRGVSDDSRLIEPGFLFIARTGRTADGARFIDSAIERGAVAVLTHQPVTLPGHVTGLVADDPAKLGINIANELYNRPADRLKLIGVTGTNGKTTTAFMIRHLLGAAGHRCGLIGTIEIDDGSKPRTAELTTPGAVQMIALLGAMVNNGCTHAVMEVSSHALHQGRVSMLRFDAAIFTNLSGDHLDYHGSMDAYADAKAMLFASLAPTATAIINADDPAGERMRRNCRANVLTFGFNSGRDIRATVLAASPRGTDCVYDGPWGKLPVALPLTGKHNVMNMAGALGAMHALGLNVSRLADAIADCAIVPGRLEPVRVAGVPFTVLVDYAHTDDALANVLTALRPLTQGRLRVLFGCGGDRDATKRPRMAKVAAEFADELVITSDNPRTENPLSIIDQILAGIPAARREQVVVEPDRAAAIEAIITSAKSGDVVLLAGKGHEDYQIIGTTKRHFDDREAARAVLEKLFTRAPGVGMEK, from the coding sequence ATGACCGTCGAAACATTGCTTGCGAAACTGCCGATCCGGCAGGTCTGTGGCCCCGCCGAGGTGGCGTTGCGCGGCGTGTCGGACGATTCGCGTTTGATCGAGCCGGGCTTTTTGTTCATCGCACGGACCGGTCGCACCGCCGATGGAGCGCGTTTCATCGACAGCGCCATCGAGCGCGGCGCCGTCGCCGTGCTGACGCATCAGCCGGTCACGCTGCCCGGTCACGTTACAGGTCTCGTCGCCGATGACCCGGCGAAGCTCGGCATCAACATCGCCAACGAACTCTACAACCGCCCCGCCGATCGACTCAAGCTCATCGGCGTCACCGGCACGAACGGCAAGACGACGACGGCGTTCATGATCCGCCATCTGCTCGGAGCCGCCGGTCATCGCTGCGGGCTCATCGGCACGATCGAGATCGACGACGGCTCTAAGCCGCGAACGGCTGAATTGACGACGCCCGGCGCGGTGCAGATGATCGCGCTGCTGGGGGCGATGGTCAACAATGGATGCACGCACGCTGTGATGGAAGTGTCGAGCCACGCGCTGCATCAGGGCCGTGTGAGTATGCTCCGCTTTGACGCCGCGATCTTCACGAACCTGTCCGGCGACCATCTGGATTACCACGGCTCGATGGACGCCTATGCCGACGCCAAGGCGATGCTGTTCGCGTCGCTCGCGCCGACCGCGACCGCGATCATCAACGCCGACGACCCGGCGGGCGAGCGTATGCGGCGCAACTGTCGCGCGAACGTGCTGACGTTCGGGTTCAACAGCGGGCGCGACATTCGCGCGACCGTGCTGGCCGCTTCGCCGCGAGGGACGGACTGCGTGTACGACGGGCCGTGGGGCAAGCTGCCGGTCGCCCTGCCGCTGACGGGTAAACACAATGTCATGAACATGGCTGGCGCTCTCGGCGCGATGCACGCCCTGGGTTTGAACGTATCGCGACTTGCCGACGCCATCGCCGACTGCGCCATCGTGCCGGGCCGACTGGAGCCGGTGCGTGTCGCGGGCGTGCCGTTCACCGTGTTGGTCGACTACGCACATACGGATGATGCTTTAGCGAATGTGCTCACCGCACTACGTCCACTGACGCAGGGTCGCCTGCGCGTTCTCTTCGGTTGCGGCGGCGATCGCGATGCGACCAAGCGCCCGCGCATGGCGAAGGTCGCCGCTGAGTTCGCTGACGAACTTGTCATCACCTCCGACAACCCCCGCACCGAAAATCCGCTTTCGATCATCGATCAGATTCTCGCGGGAATTCCTGCCGCTCGGCGTGAGCAAGTCGTCGTCGAACCCGACCGCGCCGCGGCGATCGAAGCGATCATCACCAGCGCCAAGAGCGGCGATGTCGTGCTGCTGGCGGGCAAAGGTCACGAAGACTATCAGATCATCGGCACCACCAAGCGCCACTTCGACGACCGCGAAGCCGCGCGGGCTGTGCTCGAGAAATTGTTCACACGGGCGCCGGGCGTCGGCATGGAGAAGTAG
- the murF gene encoding UDP-N-acetylmuramoyl-tripeptide--D-alanyl-D-alanine ligase, producing the protein MSCCWRAKVTKTIRSSAPPSATSTTAKPRGLCSRNCSHGRRASAWRSRMFWSPQNLQTITAGRFLIKPADGSPPAAMTGVSTDSRALRPGQVFVALRGEKFDGHDYLNIAIESGTPMLIVDRAESANELRRGAYHVLLVDNTTTALAQLAAAYRNTLPGRIIAVTGSVGKTTTKQMIDTVLGVRFTGRASPKSFNNHIGVPLTLLNAEPTDAYIVCEVGTNAPGEIGALAKIIRPDIAIITAVGVAHLEGLGDRAGVLREKASLLSHLREGGLAIVNGDVPGLTDYRKVAPSMVTYGRGTDCDMRLTDYLAEADSSFFVLNNRWKYHLPLLGEHNAFNALAAIAVARHMKMTEDQIAAGFERVTPPAGRLATQTIGPITIIDDSYNANPDSMAAALSVLSKLPTRGRRIAVLGDMLELGEASPQFHRELGEDVVASDIDLVITIGRMTMFTAEIVTKQWPGDRVYAVPTWTDAAGEAIVDRLAPGDTVLLKASRGMAVERLVPIIRKRFETNHTAGV; encoded by the coding sequence ATGTCGTGCTGCTGGCGGGCAAAGGTCACGAAGACTATCAGATCATCGGCACCACCAAGCGCCACTTCGACGACCGCGAAGCCGCGCGGGCTGTGCTCGAGAAATTGTTCACACGGGCGCCGGGCGTCGGCATGGAGAAGTAGGATGTTCTGGTCGCCGCAGAATCTTCAGACAATCACCGCCGGTCGGTTCCTGATCAAGCCCGCCGACGGATCGCCCCCCGCCGCGATGACCGGCGTCAGCACCGACAGCCGCGCCCTTCGCCCCGGTCAGGTCTTCGTCGCCCTGCGCGGCGAGAAGTTCGACGGGCACGATTACCTCAACATCGCGATCGAATCGGGGACGCCGATGCTGATCGTCGATCGGGCCGAGTCGGCCAATGAGCTGCGCCGCGGGGCGTATCACGTTCTGCTCGTCGACAACACGACGACCGCGCTGGCGCAGCTCGCCGCCGCGTATCGCAATACGCTCCCCGGTCGGATCATCGCCGTGACGGGCTCCGTCGGCAAAACGACGACGAAACAGATGATCGACACCGTGCTGGGCGTGCGTTTCACCGGACGGGCGTCGCCCAAAAGCTTCAACAATCACATCGGCGTTCCCCTGACGCTCCTCAACGCCGAGCCGACCGATGCGTACATCGTCTGCGAAGTCGGCACGAACGCGCCCGGCGAAATCGGGGCGCTGGCGAAGATCATCCGACCCGACATCGCCATCATCACCGCCGTCGGCGTCGCGCATCTGGAGGGCCTTGGCGACCGCGCCGGCGTGCTGCGCGAAAAAGCTTCGCTGCTGAGCCATCTCCGCGAAGGCGGCCTCGCCATCGTCAACGGCGACGTGCCCGGCCTGACCGACTATCGCAAGGTCGCCCCGTCGATGGTGACCTACGGGCGCGGAACCGATTGCGACATGCGCCTCACCGACTACCTCGCCGAGGCGGACAGCTCGTTTTTCGTGCTCAATAATCGCTGGAAATATCACCTGCCGCTATTGGGCGAGCACAATGCGTTTAACGCGCTGGCGGCGATCGCCGTGGCGCGGCACATGAAGATGACCGAGGATCAGATCGCCGCGGGCTTCGAGCGTGTCACCCCCCCCGCCGGTCGTCTCGCCACGCAAACCATCGGGCCGATCACGATCATCGACGACTCGTACAACGCCAACCCCGATTCGATGGCCGCCGCGCTGAGCGTGCTCTCGAAGCTCCCGACGAGAGGGCGGCGCATCGCTGTGCTCGGCGACATGCTCGAACTGGGCGAAGCGTCGCCGCAGTTTCACCGGGAACTCGGCGAGGACGTCGTCGCCTCCGACATCGACCTGGTCATCACGATCGGCCGTATGACCATGTTCACCGCGGAAATCGTCACGAAACAGTGGCCAGGAGATCGCGTGTACGCCGTCCCGACGTGGACCGACGCCGCCGGCGAGGCGATCGTCGATCGACTCGCGCCCGGCGACACCGTACTGCTCAAGGCATCGCGCGGCATGGCCGTCGAGCGACTCGTCCCCATCATTCGCAAACGCTTCGAAACCAATCACACCGCCGGCGTCTGA
- a CDS encoding cytochrome C has translation MLAAALTLGCGLASSAIAADDLLDSPPAKKDASKKDAPAKGGDALLEGPAPEKTGGGAKPITPKTDAEAAHAALYAQNEFPSAAQCATCHKQIYDEWASSNHAYASISPMFHKFEQRINDLAQGTIGYFCMRCHASVGTTLKEQRDMPLWERAPVSREGITCVTCHRVKIEFSKVNGERRIEQGDIHDPVYGISDGGGLAKVLEQKDFYKVKPSEEDKGPGVKIHAAAIQFEQLSRSDFCLSCHQVAVHPGIKLEVVWDQYRGSPAAKEGVTCQACHMGKTPGVNDGYNTGPVAVIAGKPIEPEREHHNHAFFGPGYPIAHPGIFPQNPRNTRFPIETWLKFDYRAGWGTEAFEHDVDTGKIKPTFPPEWANADDRYDAREIIEENLKKLEQKRDLRRQVMENGSKIDGPFMSGTPKAGKDLDFYYRVTNINPGHNLPSGSLGAQPELWINVALVDPDGKTVWESGYVDSFGDMCDVHSRDVRTGKIPHDDQLVNLQTKFLITNVKGTDREMYLPVNLDIDQLPFIRPAGQPTTVMNHPPFIRMESRSLPPLKDRKASYSVPGDVMAKPGKYKLAVRMRSRAEPIYFMAFCGATTEMEQAMNQWMINLHAYTVEFEVK, from the coding sequence ATGCTGGCGGCGGCTCTGACGCTCGGGTGCGGGCTCGCATCGTCCGCGATCGCGGCGGATGATCTGCTCGACAGCCCGCCCGCCAAGAAGGATGCGTCCAAGAAGGACGCGCCGGCGAAAGGCGGCGACGCGCTGCTGGAAGGCCCCGCGCCCGAAAAGACCGGCGGCGGCGCCAAGCCCATCACGCCCAAGACCGACGCCGAAGCGGCGCATGCCGCCTTGTATGCGCAGAACGAATTTCCTTCCGCCGCCCAGTGCGCGACTTGTCACAAACAGATCTACGACGAGTGGGCCAGCTCCAACCACGCCTACGCCTCGATCTCCCCGATGTTCCACAAGTTCGAGCAGCGCATCAACGATCTGGCCCAGGGCACGATCGGCTACTTCTGCATGCGCTGTCACGCCTCCGTCGGCACGACGCTCAAGGAGCAGCGCGACATGCCCCTCTGGGAGCGCGCCCCCGTCTCGCGCGAAGGCATCACCTGCGTGACCTGCCACCGCGTCAAGATCGAGTTCAGCAAGGTCAACGGCGAGCGTCGCATCGAGCAGGGCGACATTCACGACCCGGTCTACGGCATCTCTGATGGCGGCGGGCTCGCGAAGGTGCTCGAGCAGAAGGATTTTTACAAGGTCAAGCCGTCCGAGGAAGACAAAGGCCCCGGCGTGAAGATTCACGCCGCGGCGATTCAGTTCGAGCAGCTTTCTCGCTCCGACTTCTGCCTTTCGTGCCACCAGGTCGCCGTGCACCCGGGCATCAAGCTCGAAGTGGTGTGGGACCAGTACCGCGGTTCGCCGGCGGCGAAAGAGGGCGTGACCTGTCAGGCGTGTCACATGGGCAAGACGCCCGGCGTCAACGATGGCTACAACACCGGTCCCGTCGCCGTCATCGCCGGAAAGCCCATCGAACCGGAGCGCGAGCATCACAACCACGCATTCTTCGGCCCCGGCTATCCGATCGCGCATCCGGGCATTTTCCCTCAGAACCCGCGCAACACGCGCTTCCCCATCGAAACCTGGCTCAAGTTCGACTACCGCGCCGGTTGGGGCACGGAGGCGTTCGAGCATGATGTGGACACCGGCAAGATCAAGCCGACCTTCCCGCCGGAATGGGCCAACGCCGACGACCGCTACGACGCGCGCGAGATCATCGAGGAAAACCTCAAGAAACTCGAGCAGAAGCGAGATCTGCGCCGGCAGGTGATGGAAAACGGCTCCAAGATCGACGGACCCTTCATGTCCGGTACGCCCAAGGCCGGAAAAGACCTGGATTTCTACTACCGCGTCACGAACATCAACCCCGGGCATAACCTGCCCAGCGGTTCGCTCGGCGCTCAGCCGGAGCTATGGATCAACGTCGCGCTCGTCGATCCCGATGGCAAAACCGTCTGGGAGTCCGGCTACGTCGACTCGTTCGGCGACATGTGCGACGTGCATTCGCGCGACGTCCGCACCGGCAAGATTCCGCATGACGATCAGCTTGTGAACCTCCAGACCAAGTTCCTGATCACCAACGTCAAGGGCACCGACCGCGAGATGTACCTGCCGGTCAATCTCGATATCGATCAGTTGCCGTTCATCCGTCCCGCCGGTCAGCCGACGACGGTGATGAACCATCCGCCGTTCATCCGCATGGAAAGCCGCTCGCTGCCGCCGCTCAAGGATCGCAAGGCCAGCTACAGCGTGCCGGGCGACGTGATGGCCAAGCCGGGCAAATACAAGCTTGCGGTGCGGATGCGCAGCCGGGCGGAGCCGATCTATTTCATGGCGTTCTGCGGTGCGACGACGGAGATGGAGCAGGCGATGAATCAGTGGATGATCAACCTGCATGCGTACACCGTGGAGTTCGAAGTCAAGTAA
- a CDS encoding response regulator, with product MNKKPGSIKRESSDTPRNATSAGPQTCRIGSFASNVSTVMIGVNLAFTDSIGPMRGETPTFPPPHKTGRVYPKFVDSIDGWPIASKVCEIAQSGIGESDRMGDYRPRVLFLAGKLTSCHQVADQLRQQFDVDTFNDVDAAMASLRSGAMYHAIFADVGDFLPLERALVEQQASLVLNTIGEGVCVVNDHGECVWANNRMQAFPPEVYDRVKQTCISARQIFAEQVTPMKPTDRLRKRSKKFGFQVGSDRYYEAYVSPVIDDRGNVTQVVAVVWDASSGRRLQQKIDAIDAAGRELVRLEAEAISKLTVAERLRLLEEKIIRYTSDLMHFDHFIIRLLNKKNNKLEPVISVGLPPEALEVDLYAQPEGNGISGYVAATGRSYICHDVEKDPRYVLGLGHAKSSLTVPLRLHDKVIGVFNIEGQQPGTFNEDDRQFAEIFGRYIAVALNVLDLMVVERYTLADRMAQNIVREMSAPLNDIITETQSLIEEYIGHDDMRHRLHKIIDHVESIRQAVKDVTQGPKTVLGSKDVKADAASPLAGKRILVADDEANIRNTITDVLKKFECQVFTCRDGHEASNLIETQPLDLIISDIRMPHRNGYEIFAAARRISETLPVILMTGFGYDPNHAIVRASQEGLEAVLYKPFKVDDLLDEVYKALNIERQPAPAPSE from the coding sequence ATGAACAAAAAGCCCGGCTCGATCAAACGCGAATCGTCCGACACGCCGCGCAACGCCACCTCGGCGGGGCCACAGACCTGCCGGATCGGCAGTTTCGCAAGCAATGTTTCGACGGTCATGATCGGCGTAAACCTCGCGTTTACAGATTCTATCGGACCAATGCGGGGCGAAACCCCAACATTCCCCCCGCCGCATAAAACAGGCAGGGTTTACCCGAAATTCGTTGACAGCATCGACGGATGGCCGATAGCATCTAAGGTTTGCGAAATTGCTCAATCCGGCATTGGTGAGTCCGACCGCATGGGTGACTATCGTCCGCGTGTGTTGTTTCTGGCGGGTAAGCTGACGAGCTGCCATCAGGTGGCGGACCAGTTGCGCCAGCAGTTCGATGTGGATACGTTCAACGATGTCGACGCCGCGATGGCATCGCTTCGTTCCGGCGCCATGTATCATGCGATCTTCGCCGACGTCGGCGACTTCCTGCCGCTCGAGCGTGCGCTCGTCGAGCAGCAGGCGTCGCTCGTGCTCAACACGATCGGTGAAGGCGTCTGTGTGGTGAATGATCACGGCGAATGCGTGTGGGCGAACAATCGCATGCAGGCCTTCCCGCCGGAGGTTTATGATCGGGTGAAGCAGACGTGCATCAGCGCCCGGCAGATCTTCGCCGAGCAGGTCACGCCGATGAAGCCCACCGATCGACTCCGCAAGCGGTCAAAGAAGTTCGGTTTCCAGGTCGGATCCGATCGATACTACGAAGCATATGTCTCGCCGGTCATCGACGATCGCGGGAATGTGACGCAGGTCGTCGCGGTCGTGTGGGACGCCTCTTCGGGTCGACGACTTCAACAGAAGATCGATGCCATCGACGCCGCCGGCCGCGAACTCGTCCGCCTCGAAGCTGAAGCCATCAGCAAGCTCACCGTCGCCGAGCGCCTGCGCCTTCTGGAAGAGAAGATCATCCGCTACACCAGCGATCTGATGCATTTCGATCACTTCATCATCCGCCTGCTCAATAAGAAGAACAACAAGCTCGAGCCGGTCATCAGCGTGGGCCTGCCGCCCGAAGCGCTGGAGGTCGATCTTTACGCACAGCCCGAAGGGAACGGCATCTCCGGCTACGTCGCCGCCACCGGCCGCAGCTACATCTGTCATGACGTGGAAAAAGACCCGCGCTACGTGCTGGGGCTCGGCCATGCCAAAAGCTCGCTGACCGTCCCGCTGCGCCTGCACGACAAGGTCATCGGCGTCTTCAACATCGAGGGCCAGCAGCCGGGCACTTTCAACGAAGACGATCGCCAGTTCGCCGAAATCTTCGGCCGGTACATCGCCGTCGCCCTCAACGTGCTGGACCTCATGGTCGTCGAACGCTACACGCTCGCCGACCGGATGGCTCAGAACATCGTCCGCGAGATGTCCGCGCCGCTCAACGACATCATCACCGAAACGCAAAGTCTCATCGAAGAGTACATCGGCCACGACGACATGCGTCACCGCCTGCATAAGATCATCGATCATGTCGAGTCCATTCGGCAGGCCGTCAAGGACGTGACGCAGGGCCCCAAGACCGTGCTCGGCTCCAAGGACGTCAAGGCCGACGCCGCCTCGCCGCTCGCCGGCAAGCGGATTCTCGTCGCCGACGACGAAGCGAACATCCGCAACACGATCACCGATGTGCTCAAGAAGTTCGAGTGCCAGGTGTTCACGTGTCGCGATGGACATGAAGCGTCGAACCTGATCGAGACGCAGCCGCTCGATCTGATCATCTCCGACATCCGCATGCCGCATCGCAACGGCTACGAAATCTTCGCTGCCGCCCGGCGCATCTCCGAAACGCTGCCCGTCATCCTCATGACCGGCTTCGGATACGACCCCAACCACGCGATCGTCCGCGCTTCGCAGGAGGGTCTCGAAGCCGTGCTCTACAAGCCCTTCAAGGTCGACGACCTGCTCGACGAAGTCTACAAGGCCCTGAACATCGAGCGTCAGCCCGCCCCCGCACCGAGCGAATAA